A section of the Castanea sativa cultivar Marrone di Chiusa Pesio chromosome 12, ASM4071231v1 genome encodes:
- the LOC142620833 gene encoding serine/threonine-protein phosphatase 7 long form homolog — MTYYISSPWFYHVQDPGVLKCRGRNEEFRKRSPMVDDRVLDIVKRIGLEGLYRTPFRELDHNLITAFVERWRPETHTFHLPHGEMTITLQDVEVLLGIPIDGEAIVGTCALKWAVECQEMLGIVTNSVVLKGQRIQIKKLLEKIDQGLPDGAEEVVVHQYARCYILALLGDTIFADKSGDRVHTMWLQMLRDLHNPPRYSWGSACLAWLYRELCRATDKNASQIGGALILVQYWAWSRFPFLCPRMDLPPDGAYGPPLPSSPLSIKLVWVVSTKNSPAEICLVRYRQLLDSMYPNQVVWQPYEAKLGHLPAFCVAGRDMWTATVPLVCFLLVEKHTLDHVLRQFGMVQEIPEDVDIDDALHKIDLRGKIEVDWRVAMHKQMLMRYVVDSPDHKLITAMLKEVDRLHRLAAHLPLEDADTANPEAA, encoded by the exons ATGACATATTACATCTCATCACCATGGTTCTATCATGTGCAGGATCCGGGGGTATTGAAATGTCGTGGTCGTAATGAGGAGTTTCGAAAACGAAGCCCGATGGTGGATGATCGCGTCCTCGACATTGTCAAGAGAATTGGATTAGAGGGGCTGTATAGGACCCCATTTAGAGAGCTTGACCATAATTTGATAACGGCCTTtgttgagcgatggcggcctgaaacccacaccttccaccttccacatggtgagatgacgATCACATTACAAGACGTGGAGGTTCTGTTGGGGATTCCAATCGATGGTGAGGCAATTGTTGGAACTTGTGCCTTGAAATGGGCTGTTGAATGTCAAGAAATGCTTGGAATTGTTACTAATTCCGTGGTGCTTAAAGGACAGAGGATCCAAATCAAGAAGCTACTTGAAAAAATTGACCAAGGGTTGCCCGATGGTGCAGAAGAGGTTGTTGTGCATCAGTATGCACGGTGTTATATTCTAGCACTCCTAGGGGACACAATTTTCGCTGACAAGTCTGGCGATAGGGTGCATACGATGTGGTTGCAGATGTTGAGGGACCTTCACAATCCACCTCGGTACAGTTGGGGGAgcgcttgccttgcatggttgtacagAGAGTTATGCAGGGCAACCGACAAAAACGCTAGTCAGATTGGTGGGGCCTTAATACTCGTTCAATATTGGGCATGGTCCAGATTCCCTTTCTTGTGCCCAAGGATGGACCTCCCACCAGATGGTGCATATGGCCCACCATTACCATCTTCGCCATTGTCTATTAA ATTGGTTTGGGTCGTGAGCACGAAGAATAGCCCCGCCGAAATCTGTTTGGTTCGGTACCGTCAGCTTCTAGATTCTATGTATCCCAACCAG GTGGTGTGGCAACCATATGAAGCCAAATTAGGCCACCTGCCTGCATTCTGTGTAGCAGGACGGGACATGTGGACGGCGACGGTGCCGCTTGTATGTTTCTTGctagtagagaaacatacacTGGATCATGTTCTTCGTCAGTTTGGGATGGTGCAAGAAATTCCCGAAGATGTTGATATTGATGATGCCCTTCATAAGATAGACCTGAGGGGGAAGATTGAAGTGGATTGGAGG GTCGCCATGCACAAGCAGATGTTGATGCGTTATGTAGTAGACAGTCCTGACCACAAGCTGATTACAGCTATGCTGAAGGAAGTGGATCGCCTTCACCGTCTAGCTGCCCATCTTCCCTTGGAAGATGCGGATACAGCAAATCCAGAAGCTGCGTAA
- the LOC142618737 gene encoding uncharacterized protein LOC142618737, translated as MHTQSPSYSIGHIHHVPPHSDSMSFMPTPGLHTAPMTMSLTHIPSATPSSPAVVVSSVVGSQANQPAMHVENEQVDELQSPPQGRPKRTRKAPPCGTGGHKAGHKAGPTQRKEPDQGDAVPPPPHTRHYTRQRKRQVP; from the exons ATGCACACTCAATCTCCCTCGTACAGCATTGGTCATATACACCATGTACCACCCCATAGTGACTCCATGTCATTCATGCCCACTCCTGGACTGCATACAGCTCCTATGACTATGAGCCTCACTCACATTCCGTCCGCTACACCATCCTCCCCCGCAGTTGTAGTATCTTCAGTTGTTGGGAGTCAAGCAAATCAACCAGCTATGCATGTCGAGAATGAGCAAGTTGATGAGCTACAGTCACCCCCACAAGGTCGGCCTAAACGCACAAGAAAAGCACCTCCTTGTGGGACAGGTGGTCACAAAGCAGGACACAAGGCTGGCCCCACG CAACGCAAGGAGCCTGACCAAGGAGATGCGGTACCCCCTCCCCCACATACCAGACATTATACAAGACAGCGTAAGCGTCAAGTGCCATAG
- the LOC142619152 gene encoding putative pentatricopeptide repeat-containing protein At3g25060, mitochondrial — MFKSLKLPLPSNFFCCSFAYGYKPKLYSNNIELRKSGSYTYMHSLPCPNRLRALLLACKDKASTSKTHALMLMTGLFKHGNSNGGLIASYVKIGDIKSARKVFDVLPQRAVDAWNAMIIAYSRKEYPVEVLNLYSQMILEGVRPDSSTFTVALKACTRLLDLKTGEEIWCRAMNCGFGYDVFVGSSVLNLYAKCGKMDEAIVVFDRMPRRDVVCWTTMISGFAQSGRPIEAVDMYRRMQKEGMEGDGVVMVGLTQACGNLGDLKLGLSVHGYLIRKDLPMDVVVQTSLVDMYAKNGHLKLACHVFKNMPCKNVISWGALISGFAQNGFAGNALNLLVEMQDCGYRPDLVSLVSALLACTQVGFLKLGKSIHGYIVRRLAFDRVLGTAVIDMYSKCGALSWARTLFDQINSKDSISWNAMITSYGIHGHGKEALSLFLEMTKTNLKPDHATFSSLLSAFSHSGLVEEGQYWFNRMVSEYKVPPTEKHYVCMVDLLARAGRVEEACELIDSMNAESGLAVWVALLAGCCKNGKLLIGEMAAKKVLELNPDDLGIYSLVSNYYAKARKWDDVASVRKIMKKTGMKKVPGYSVVEVKGKLHAFLMEDKSHYQNENMMQLLDKLDHEMRAIGYVPQTEFVLHSLDEEVKEKMLCNHSERLAIAFGLLNTGPGTRLLIIKNLRVCGDCHEATKFITKIVNREIVVRDVKRFHHIKNGICSCGDYW, encoded by the coding sequence ATGTTCAAAAGTTTGAAGTTACCATTACCCTCCAATTTTTTCTGTTGTTCTTTTGCCTACGGCTACAAACCAAAACTCTACAGTAACAATATAGAGTTAAGAAAATCAGGTTCGTATACATACATGCATTCCCTTCCATGCCCAAACCGTCTTAGAGCTCTCCTCTTAGCCTGTAAAGACAAAGCATCAACATCTAAAACCCATGCTCTCATGCTCATGACCGGCCTCTTCAAGCATGGAAACTCCAATGGTGGACTCATCGCTTCCTATGTAAAAATAGGCGACATTAAATCTGCCCGAAAAGTGTTTGATGTATTGCCTCAAAGAGCCGTAGATGCATGGAATGCCATGATCATTGCGTATTCGCGTAAAGAGTACCCAGTTGAAGTTCTGAATTTATATAGTCAAATGATTTTGGAAGGTGTTAGACCCGATAGCTCAACTTTCACGGTGGCCCTCAAGGCGTGCACGAGGTTGTTGGATTTGAAAACAGGGGAGGAAATTTGGTGTAGAGCGATGAATTGTGGGTTTGGGTATGATGTGTTTGTTGGGTCTTCAGTTTTGAATTTGTATGCAAAGTGTGGGAAGATGGATGAAGCGATCGTGGTCTTTGATAGGATGCCGAGGAGGGATGTTGTTTGTTGGACAACTATGATAAGTGGGTTTGCGCAGAGTGGGCGGCCAATTGAAGCGGTTGATATGTATAGGCGAATGCAAAAGGAGGGAATGGAAGGAGATGGGGTTGTGATGGTGGGGTTGACACAGGCTTGTGGAAATCTTGGGGACTTAAAATTGGGTCTTTCTGTTCATGGGTATTTGATTAGGAAAGATCTTCCTATGGATGTTGTAGTTCAAACTAGCCTCGTGGATATGTATGCCAAGAATGGACATTTGAAGCTTGCTTGTCATGTTTTCAAGAATATGCCATGTAAGAATGTCATATCTTGGGGTGCACTGATATCTGGCTTTGCCCAAAATGGTTTTGCGGGGAATGCACTTAATTTATTGGTAGAGATGCAGGATTGTGGATACAGACCAGATTTAGTGTCTCTTGTAAGTGCACTTCTAGCATGTACCCAAGTTGGGTTTTTGAAATTGGGTAAATCTATACACGGATATATTGTGAGAAGGCTTGCTTTTGATAGAGTTTTAGGCACTGCAGTGATTGACATGTATTCAAAATGTGGAGCACTTTCTTGGGCACGCACTCTCTTTGATCAGATAAACTCCAAAGACTCAATCTCTTGGAATGCAATGATAACCAGCTATGGAATTCATGGGCATGGAAAAGAAGCTCTGTCACTATTCCTAGAGatgacaaaaacaaatctaaaaccaGATCATGCTACTTTTTCTTCCCTTCTCTCGGCCTTCAGTCACTCAGGTCTTGTGGAAGAAGGTCAATACTGGTTTAATCGTATGGTTAGTGAATATAAGGTCCCTCCAACGGAAAAGCATTATGTTTGTATGGTTGATCTTTTGGCTCGTGCAGGTCGAGTTGAAGAGGCTTGTGAGCTAATAGATTCCATGAATGCTGAATCGGGGCTTGCTGTTTGGGTTGCTCTCCTGGCAGGTTGCTGCAAAAATGGCAAGTTGTTGATTGGAGAGATGGCTGCAAAGAAGGTTCTTGAGTTAAATCCGGATGACTTGGGAATTTATTCTTTGGTCTCAAACTACTATGCAAAGGCGAGGAAGTGGGATGATGTAGCTAGTGTtagaaaaatcatgaaaaagaCGGGGATGAAGAAAGTGCCAGGGTATAGTGTAGTGGAAGTGAAAGGAAAACTTCATGCTTTTCTTATGGAAGATAAGAGCCATTATCAAAATGAGAATATGATGCAACTTTTGGATAAGTTGGATCATGAAATGAGGGCTATTGGATATGTCCCACAGACTGAATTTGTGTTGCATTCCCTTGATGAggaagtcaaagaaaaaatgttatgtAATCACAGTGAGAGGCTTGCTATTGCTTTTGGTCTCTTAAACACAGGGCCTGGAACCAGATTACTGATCATAAAGAACCTTAGGGTGTGTGGGGATTGCCATGAAGCAACCAAGTTCATTACGAAAATTGTGAACAGAGAGATTGTTGTGAGGGATGTGAAGCGATTTCATCACATCAAGAATGGGATCTGCTCATGTGGTGACTACTGGTGA